AGTCACCTCCAGCGTCACGCTGTCCCCAAGGGGTGAGGACACAAAGGGGAAGTTCCTGCTGCGAGAGGAGCATCTGTAGGTACCAGAGTCTGCCAGGGTCACTGCTAAGAGGGTGAAAGAGGCCGTGCCAGCACCATCAGGGTCCTGGCGCTGGACAGGGGCTGAGCACCCATccttgtgcaggaggaaggaggtcCCTTTATCCTTGTTCCTgcactggatggtgacattGGTCCTTGTCTCCACACAGAGGGTGACGTTGGTCCCCATCTCCACACATCCCTCCTGGCGCAGGGAAACGGCAGGTAGGGGTAAGTCGGAATCT
Above is a window of Meleagris gallopavo isolate NT-WF06-2002-E0010 breed Aviagen turkey brand Nicholas breeding stock unplaced genomic scaffold, Turkey_5.1 ChrUn_random_7180001867594, whole genome shotgun sequence DNA encoding:
- the LOC109364540 gene encoding LOW QUALITY PROTEIN: platelet glycoprotein VI-like (The sequence of the model RefSeq protein was modified relative to this genomic sequence to represent the inferred CDS: deleted 1 base in 1 codon), whose translation is WPVAASRAQQLPPPSLSLHPSQGVSLGDTVTLRCHLPQLAARVRLCQEERFISCMYKHQVQNTAEFSFVSTSKEHAGTYRCQYQVSEEWGAWQKTDPVDRFRLTPTCRFPAPGGMCGDGDQRHPLCGDKDQVTIQCRNKDKGTSFLLHKDGCSAPVQRQDPDGAGTASFTLLAVTLADSGTYRCSSRSRNFPFVSSPLGDSVTLE